The following nucleotide sequence is from Staphylococcus chromogenes.
GGTTGAATAATCGCAGCTATTTTCGCTTGTTTTAGCCCTAATTTATAGATTTCATCTAAGTTGAAACGTGCTTTTTCTAATTCATAATGCTCCGTATTCGATACTTTTACAAGTCGCATTTCTGTTAAAACACGGCCTAATAGACCACTAAAATTAGCTATTTCATTTTGCGTATTCGTCGAAATTTTTTGCATAATCTTACCTAGTGGCGTAATGATCAGTGCAAAAATAGGAATAGTAATAAATGTGAGTAAGGTCATTTGCCAGTCTAAAATGAAAAGCATGACTAAGGAACCTATCACTGTAATGACAGATGGAAAAAAGCCTGGTAATTTTTGCGAAATAAAATCATTAATCACTTTTGTATCATCTGTTAGACGACTCATCAATTGTCCACTTTCATTTTTATCAAAAAATGGCATTTTCAAATGAATGATGTGTCGCCATAATACTGAGCGAATCGCATAAATCATTTTTTCGCCAATTTTATTTAATAAATAATATCCTAAACCGCTTAGTATCGCATTCATTAAAAAGACACCCACAAGAATTGCGATAAATGACGGATTAATTGTCGTTATCGTAAATTTATCTACTAATCGTCCAGTAAAAAGAGGGACGAGTAGACCTGTTAAACTCCCCAATGAGGCAATCATAACTGCAATAATAATCAAACCCACTGGCCATGAAATTTTTTTTAGTAAATAGATAAGTGGATTCTCTTTTTTCATAAATTCGTACCTCTTCAATCGTTTTTACTTGTGGTGACTTATCTGTGTCACGCAGTATTCTAACCCTCTTTTATAGCATCGCTCTAATCACGGTTTTTTTCTCACTCGGTGATAAGACATCCGATTAATATGTAGAAATGTCTCACTCCATTATTTTCAAACTACACCTTTAGATGCATACATCTCACAAAAAACTGTGGTAAAATAGAATTTCAGTTGTTCCAAACAAAAGTTTGAAGATGTTTGAAGGAGTGCGTATGAAAAAAGTAATTCTGAGTATTTTAGTTGTATTCTTCGCTACAACTATTATAACACCTTTTACTAAAGCGAATACAGTGACACCTGTAGATATCGCGAATCAATATGGGTATTCGGTCGGTTATGGCTTTCAACCTGAGGGACTCATTAACATTAGTGAAACAGGCCAAATCCTTTATCAATACCAAGATCAACAAAAATGGTACCCCGCTTCAATGACCAAGCTGATGACGATGTACCTCACGTTACAAGCAGTAAAATCGGGTGACTTAAGCCTTGATGACACTATCAAAATCACCGATGAACATTATAGAATGTCTACATTGCCAGAATTAAGCAATACAAAGCTCTATCCTGGAGAAACCTATACCATCGCAGAATTACTCCAAATTACCGTTTCAGCCTCCAGTAATGCCGCCTCGTTAATTCTTGCGAAAAAAGTATCTGGATCAACATCAAAATTTGTAGATGACATGAACCAAACTGCGAAAGATCTTGGCATGTCAAAAACGCATTTCGTTAATCCAACAGGTGCTGAAAACTATCGTTTACAAGAATTTGCGCCTAAGAAATATAAGAATGAGATGTCGTCAATGACCTCTCCTCACGATTATGCTATCTTGGCTTTACATACTGTCAAAGACACACCTAAGATATTAGATTTCACTAAGCAAATTGCACCGACTCAGCACGGGGTCACTTATTACACATTCAATGACCTACTTGAGGGTGGCAATATGAGTCTCCAAGGTACAGATGGTTTAAAAACTGGCTCAAGTGATCTTGCGGATTACAACAATTCTCTTACCACAAAACGTGGTAAATTCCGGATATTCCATATTATTATGGGCGCTGGAGATTATAAAAATCTCGGTGGTGAAAAGGAACGCAACATGATGAGTGCAAGTACCATTAATGCTGCTTTTGATCAATATGATTATAAAAAAGTCTTAGCCAAAGGTGAACACAAAATTAATGGAAAAGCTTATTATGTGACTGAAGACTTGTATGATGTTGTACCTAAAGGAATGACAAAACCCTACCGCTTTGTCATTGAAAAAGGTGAAGTTCATTTAGAATACGATCGACAGTTTATTTCTAAAGCGTATGGGCCACCTACAGTCACTGTAGAAAAACCAATAGTACATCAATCAAAATCATTTGTTGTGAGTTCTTGGAAAGATCATCCTATTCTCACCTCACTAGGATTGCTCTTTTTAATAGGGTTTTTATCAGTCATCATTTATTATCTACTCTTTTTAACTTTTAATCGCCGAAAATAACCGAATCTCAAAATATTAAAATAACGGATTGGGGGAGTCCCCCAATCCGTTATTTTGCGTCTTTGCCGTATAATTCTTTTTTAATTTGAGTAGTCGATATTCCTTCGGTACGTTTAAGGTAAATCACTTCACATTTGTCTTTGAGAAAGTCAAATTCGCCTTCCCAATCGTGACCCATCACAAAAGTATCAATTTCGTACTTTTCAACGTCGGTTTCTTTTTGACCCCAATCATTCTCTGGAATCACAAGGTCTACATAACGAATCGATTCTAACATCATTTTTCGTTGCTCATAATTATAATAAGACTTTTTATTTTTGATTCGATTAAACTCATCACTCGAAAGTGCAACTACGAGATAATCTCCCATTTCTCTTGCACGACGCAGTAATTCGATATGTCCATAGTGTAAAAGATCATACGTTCCATAAGTAATGACACGTTTCACGTTTACACCTCCTTAATATTTTTAATATGAGCTTAACATATGACCAAAGTATAGCACGCACGTCTAAGAGATACAATTCAAAATCTATATATTAGAGACTATACTCAAGTTTTAAAGGCTAATGGTCATCATGTTCGTTGAAATTAAATTTTTGTTAGTCGGTCTACATAAATAGCAATCTGATTTAACGTGGATTGTTTATTATACGTATGCCAATCTTCAAAAAGCGGTTGGAGGTCCTCAGATTCAAGACGACGATAGATGTCCTCTTCTCGATAGACCTTATAAGAGGTAGGGATATCATAAAAATAACGATTTAAGCCTCTCACTTTTTCATACGCTTGTTCGTCATAGACATAGAATAATGTCGGCGTTTGAATAAGGCTTGCTTCAATAGGTAAAGAACTATAATCAGAAATAATTACATCAGCAAGAACAATCAAATCAAAAATAGATAATCCATAATCCTCCGATAAGATATGTGTTGCTGGATGATAACGTGTTAACAGAAGATACTCCGGCATATTTTTTTCGAAGGCCTCTTTATTTAAGATTCGGTTGGTCATGCCTTCTTCTCGATAAGTCGGCAAATAGACGGCCACTTTTCGCTCTATCCCTAATTGCGCTCTAAGTTGGGTTTTTCGTGCGTCAGTATCTGTTTGAAAATACCTGGACATTCTCGGAACTCCAAAATTTACAAGCTGCTCATAATTTGCGTGAAAAGCGTTTTGAAAGCACGTAGCCATTTGGGCACAGCCTACAAGATATTTATCGGTTGTGGCATACACCTTTTGATATTGCTTGACACTTAAAACTTTGTCCTGATTGACCGCATGGTCTTCGAAACCAAATTGTTTTAACGCCCCTGCGGCATGCCAAGTCTGTATGACGGTTTGTCCTTTTTTCTTTTTAAATCCTGCCATAAATGCATATAAATTATCTATAAAAATAACTTTAGCACCTGCCATTGCGTATAATTGATGGCATATATTCATTTGATGAAGTTCATGGATGAGGACCCCATCTATTTGTTTTAACGCCTCAAGGTGTTGTCTTTTAGCAAATACAGTGACATGAAAGCCGCGCTCATTTAATTTTTGAATGACAGGTAATGTGTCTTCTTTAAAAGTCATTAAAACTACTATTTGTTTGGTATTGATATTCCTATTCTGAACAAAAAGCATTAAAAAACGAATCATTATGATGTACACTTCTTTGAACCAATAACGTAGCATTTTTAACACCGCCTTATAAGATTTGTTTATAGAAAAAAGCTGGACAACTCGTGCGCCAGCCTTTGAGAAATTATAATCCATCAATGACTGGGGGATATGCGTTTACCTCGCTCATCCACCCCTAGTCATTGATGACATTAGAAGATGCTCTTACCTCTAAGTAAGATTCTTTGTCTCAATTACATAAAATCTGCAAAATGATCTCTGTAGCGCATATGCAACATCGACCCAACAACAAAGAATACTACTGCAACAAATACATTATATAAAGCGAGTTCCCAGTGCTCAATAAAATACCACTCATGGAATAATATTGCGGCACGATAACTCTCTGCAATGAAATAAATTGGATTATACATCATAATCTTTTCTGGCAAAGACCCTGGTTTGGGTACCCAAAGAATTGGGGATGCATAGAAAAGAACCCTTAATAAAGCTTGCATTGCCATTTGCGTATCTCTCACAAGTACCCCTAACGTTGAAGTGAGCAACGCAATGGACATTGTAATAAAATAAGCAAAAGGAATATATATTAACAATTGGACAATATAAATTGAAGGGGGCACGCCCGCAATCATACACAATACCACAATGGCAAATACGAGTACGAGATGTCCATACAATTTACTCGTCACAATGTACGTAGGAATGATCGACAAGGGAAAATTCATTTTTGCCACTTGACCATATTTCATCGTAATCGATTTTGTCCCTTCTAAAATACCTTGGTTGATAAAGAACCACATGCTAATCCCAACGAGTAACCAGTATATAAACGGCACACCATCAATAGGATGGTTGCTACGAATTCCAAATCCAAACACAAACCAATAAACCATGATTTGAATAATAGGGTTAATAATCTCCCACGCTAACCCTAAATAGTTATTATGATTTGTAATTTTTAGTTGGAACTGTGCTAAACGTTGAATGAGATAAAAACTCGTCACGTGCTCTTTTAGCACGGTTAAGACAGACTTCATAACTGACCACGCTTTCACATACGACAACATTTGATCGTCAAACTAAAAATAACCTCCCACTTTATTTAAAGTTTGACCCATCCGTATCTATCGCATATTCTTTAATTGAAATAACTCATAGTTTTCAGTAAAATTAATACATTGTATCCTTAAATAATTTACAATAGCTTTACAAAATTAACAACTACTTAGTAATATGATTATAATCTAAAATTATAGTAGGTTGAAGTCAAACTGACAAAGATTTATACAATGATTTGTTAAATTTCACTATTCGGACATGATAACCCTATGAAACCATACTTACCCCATTCATGTTAGAATAAGATGCATCACACTTCAAATTATCATCAAATACTCAGTCAAAGAGATATAAACTTTTAGTTAGGAATGTTGAATTATGAAACCAACGGTAAACATTGAACATGTGACAAAAGAATACCGTATCTATCGCAATAATAAAGAGCGCATCAAAGACGCTTTATGGCCAAAACATAAAAATAAAACTTTTTACGCTTTAAAAGATGTGTCTATTCAAGCCTATGCAGGCGATGTTATTGGACTCGTCGGCATTAACGGATCAGGAAAATCAACTTTAAGCAACATGATTGGTGGCTCTTTAACCCCCACACACGGTCATATTGATAAAGTCGGTGATGTCAGCGTCATTGCGATTAATGCGGGTCTTAACGGTAATCTCACTGGCCTTGAAAATATCGAATTTAAAATGTTGTGCATGGGCTTTAATAAACATCAAATCAAAGCGCTCACACCTCAAATTGTTGAATTTAGTGAACTCGGCGAATTCATTTATCAGCCCGTCAAAAAATATTCAAGCGGAATGCGCTCTAAACTCGGCTTTTCAATCAGTGTCACCATTGATCCAGAAATTCTTGTCATTGATGAAGCGCTCTCTGTAGGCGACCAAACGTTCACTCAAAAAAGTTTAAAAAAAATATACGAATTTAAAGAAGCAGACAAAACCATCTTTTTTGTGAGCCACAATCTTCGTCAAGTCCGTGATTTTTGTACTAAAATTGCATGGATTGAAGCAGGACAATTAAAAGATTTTGGTTCTGTTGATGAAATATTACCAAAGTATGAAGCATTCCTAAAAGCGTTTAAGAAAAAATCTGTTGCAGAACAAAAAGCATTTAGAAAACAGTTAGATGAACATCGCTTTGAAATAAAGTAAGACCTAGCAAGTATGTGGTATCTCGCTTCTCTAGATTGCATCCACACACCATACTCCACCTTATGTAATCAACTTTACCCTATTAAACAGTGAAACATACATCTTAACTCTTAAAAAAACGTATTTCCGAACGTTGTATTCGGAAATACGTTTTTATACTTTAAAATACTTTTGTTTAAGCACAGCAAATAAAAATTTAGGAATACGTTTAAAGCGATGAATACGTTTAATGTCTGTAATACCTCTGTACACCCATTCTAAATTGAGCGCTCGCCAAATGTACGGCGCACGTTTAACTTCACCACTAAATACGTCAATTGAGCCTCCAACCCCCATCATCATTGTGTGATCAAAGTGATGACGATTGTGTTGAATCCATTGTTCTTGTTTAGGATAACCCATGCCTACAAATATAAAATCCGGATTAAAATCACGAATTGTATCTACCACTTCAGCATCAGCAATATCAATAAATCCATGATGCGTTTGAATCTCCAAATTTGGGTATTGACGCTTTATCCGACGCGCTGCTTTCTCAACAACAGGCGATGTTGCGCCAAGTAAAAATACTTTTCGGTGTTCAATATCCGCAATATCTAAACATTGCTCCATGACTTCAATACCTGGCACCCGCTCTTGTAATGGATGTCCTAAGATTTTAGCCGCCTTTACAATCCCTGTGCCATCTGGAATGATATAATCCGCTTTCGTAATAATGTTTTGGTACATCGGTTCTTCAGAAGCATAATGCACAATTTCTGGATTCGCCGTCACTACAAATAGATTATGTGGCGTAGGCGTATGCATGTAGCGTAAAATATTTTCGCGCATATCTAATAATGTGACGTTATCAAACTGAATATCTAGCACTTGAACTTGCGCTTTCACTTTTTCAAGTGGATATGACTGCTGCGTTGATTCCATTTCATGACTAGGAAAAGAGCGCTCACTTTGTATCTCTGGCAACACTTTTGCCATAGTCTCACCTTCATTCTCTTGATTTTTACATCAGATTTACATACCATTTATGTAACTTTAACACATTTTACACTTAAATCAAGTTATATCAACATTTTTAATACTAAAGTCTGAGCACCTATGACACCTTGCGGAACATTTTGTAAACATGTAAATATTATTGATGTCATCACTTTCGTATGCAGTGTATTAATCCACTGGAGTGATTAAAAGGTCAAATTTTAAAGGAGGTTATCATATGAAGGAATTCGACAAAATGATAGAGGGTCTTCCCTATCACGCAAACGATCCTGAGCTTGTAAAAGCACGTCAACAAACGGAAAGGTATTTACGACAATTTCCCTAGACGAAGATGAAGCACGTCAAGTGTTTTTAAGGCCACTCCTTGGCTCAACAAAAACGCATTTTACATTCACGCCCCCTATTCATATGGATTATGGATTTAATATTCATATTGGTGAATCGTTTTTTGCCAATGCCCACACAACATGGTTGGACATCGCCCCTATCTATATTGGTAATCATGTTAAAATTGGTCCAAACGTACAAATCATTACCGTCAATCATCCATTGGATTCTATTGACCGACGTTCTGGCATTGAACAAGGGCAACCCATTTCTGTTAAAGATGATGTTTGGATTGGTGCGGGCGCTATTATTTTGCCTGGAGTTACAATTGGCAAAGGGCCACCATTGCCGCAGGTAGCGTGGTTACAAAAGATGTTACCCCTAGAACCGTCGTTGGTGGAAACCCCGCAACAGTAATAAAACCCTATAGCCCCTTCCAACTACGACTGAAGTCTATAGGCGACAAAGGTCAAATTATTTTATAATACAGGTACTTACACAGAAAGGACTATCAATATGCAGGAACAATTCTGGCTTGTTTCTCCTGTTCCCATTTCACTCGTGTTATTGCTTTTTGTGACAACACTCTATTTAGTCAGTCACTATTATCAACGACAACCGCTCTTCTCCATGTTAGATATTTTCTTAAACTATATTCCGGTTTTAACGCATGAATTTGGTCATGTGCTCTTTAACCGTTTAAGTGGCGGTCGCGCTGTAGATTTTGTTGTCGTTGTTAAACGAAGCGAGCGTATGGCTACAGGGCAACAAGGCTATGCCATTACCAAATCACGAAGTCGCTTAGGTCAAATCTGGACCACTTTTGGAGGATATATTATGCCTCCCTTCATGTTGAGTGTGGGATTAATACTTCAAAGTAAGGGCTACGGCGCCTTATTTATACTGTTTTACATTCTTATCTTTTTATACTTTACCGTCGTCACATCAAGAAAAATAACACCTATTTTGATTATATTTATCTTAGGGTTAGCGACTTACTTTGGAGTTCAATCTGAAAATCTAACGAATTACTCGATGATTTATATGATGATTTATCATTTTTTACTCGGGACACTTTTAGGGGAAGTGCTTCAATCGACTGTGACAATTGCGCAACTTACCTTTGCAAGACCTAAACCGTCTTGGGATGGGAGTGCTTTAAGCGCATTAACACATATCCCTACTCTATTTTATGCTTCTATTTGGATATTATTGAATTTAGCCAGTCTCTATTTTCTATTTCAGCAATTATTTGCATCATAAGGCGCTAAGCATAAAGACCTTTTTTCATAAGTTGACGTTATAAGTTCTGGCTAAATGACGTTTTTAATTTATATTAAAGGTTCTATAATAAATCGGACTGATGTATAAATAACTTCATTTATTTGATTGTTCCATAAAGCCTCGCTTTTCTAGGCGCCTCACCTCTGCATGAAGACGTTACGAATGAAATGAGTTACGTATTCAGTACACCTATGAACATGGGTGAATAGGTGATCCATAGTTTAAGATTGAGATTATCTCAATCTTAAAATGGATTTTCGGTTTCGGCTAGATGCCTTAGAAGTCTCGGCTTAGGAATCAATCAAATACGCTATATATATTCACAAGCGTTATAAAATCTATTTTACGACTCAGTTTTACTGATTTAAAGAGTATTAAAATAACAAACAAAGTTCAAGAATTCGTACTCTTACAACAAAAAAGGAGTTTACTCCTTGATTTAATGTGACCAGTACGATTTGACAGAGAACTATATTAAAATAGCCATCAACATGTACTCGAGGGTAAATGTTGATGGCTTTCTAATTTATGTTAGAACTATGACCAATTATCTTTTAGGCTGCTCGTTCAGCAAAAATGACATTAGCATTTTCATAACTCAAGATTACCGTCTGTTCACCATTTTTAATTTCAAGCATTTGATTGGTTGCATCTTTACTTACAACCTCAATTGTCTCGCCTATTTGAATGTTTTTGCTTGAAAGATATATCAATAATTCTGATTTGTCACGGACACGTCTTAAAACAACTTTGTCCCCCGCATCAAATTCGATGAGTGGCGTATTATATCGTTCCACATAATCCGTACCTCTTGGAATGATGCCTCCGTGCGGACAAGTTTCAGGATAATTTAACAATTCATCTAGCCTTTGTACAAATAAGTCTGAAACTCGGTGTTCTAACACTTCTGCTTCTGCATGGACTTCTTCCCAAGTATAATTCATAACCTCTATTAAAAATAATTCTATTAAACGGTGTCGTTTAATGATCTCTAATGTCGCCACAAGACCTTTTTCAGAGAGTTTGACGCCTTTATACGGTTTCGTTTCAACGTATCCTTCTTTTTCTAAACGTCCCACCATTTCACTGACAGAGGGTGGTTTTATATTAAGAAACTGAGAGAGCGTTTTATTCGAAACATAATATGTTTTACCGTCATGACTCAGTATCGCTTTCAGATAATCCTCTTTTTCCTCAGTTAACATGTTTTCACCTCTTAAAAAGATTCACTTTATTGTATCACGAAACAACTTGACTTTGACAGAATACATTTTATAATATAAATTTATTAGGGTAACCTAAATAAAACAAAAGGTTGTGTTAAAATGATTGAGATTAACCACTTAAACCTAACCCTTCAGCATAAGCATGTTCTGAAAGACATCCATTTAACGCTTCCTTTAAATGGAGAAATTGTGGGTATCATGGGTCCAAACGGAAGTGGTAAATCCACTTTGGTCAAAGCATTGGTAGGCGAACTACGTTTTCAAGGCGAAATCAAGCTTAATGGCAAACCTATTAGTCAAGAGAGGCGACATATTGCCTATGTTCCTCAAAAAATGGCCTTAGATTTAGATTTTCCAATAGATGTTGAATCGTTAGTGCTCTCAGGGTGTTATGGTGAAATCGGTTGGTTTAAACGTGTTTCGCGTCAAAAGCGACAACAATGTCATCACTTATTGCAAGATTTAGAGTTATTCGATTTACGTAAACGCCCACTTCATACACTCAGTGGTGGACAATTACAACGTGTCATACTTGCACGTACATTAATGCGTACACATGAAATTTACATTTTAGATGAACCTTTTGTCGGCATTGATTTTAAAAGCGAAAAAATGATTATTCAAAAATTAAATGCGTTAAAACGTGAAGGCAAACTGATTATTATTGTTCATCATGATTTAACAACAGCAAAGGATTATTTTGATCGTGTGTTATTGCTTAACCAGAGTATCCAATATTTTGGTGCGACCGAGGAAATATTAACTCCTTCTAATATTGAGCACACTTTCCTCTCTGCATTACATACCGACACGCTGACACAAAAATATCAATCGAAGGAGCAGACAAATAATGGCATTCCTACAACATCTCGTTGATTATCCATTTTTAACACGCGCGTTATTAACCGCCATTTTCGTTGGCGCAGTCTGTGGCATTGTTGGCTGTTTTATCCTGTTAAGGGGCCTATCTTTAATGGGAGATGCTATGAGTCATGCTGTCCTTCCAGGCGTTGCGATTTCATTCATTTTACATATTCCTATGTTTATTGGGGCTTTGGTTACAGGTGTCTTGAGTAGCTTATGTATAGGTTATATTTCCGACACGACGAAAACCAAAAAAGACGCTGCTATAGGTATTATTTTCACGACGTTTCTTGCTACCGGGATTATCTTGATTAGTACGATACAGTCAACAACAGATCTTTACCATATTTTATTTGGTAATATTCTCGCCATTACGGATGATGCCTTTCATACTACTTTTTGGATTAGTCTTTGCGTTATTATTTTAATTTTAATCCTTTATCGTCCCCTTAAAATTTCAACTTTTGATCCAATATTTAGTCGTATGAACGGACTACCAACGCGTGCGATTCACTATTTAGTCATGTTGTTGTTAGCCTTAGTCATCGTCACAAGCGTGCAAACAGTAGGTGTTATTTTAGTCGTGGCACTTTTAATTACACCCGCGTCCACAGCCTATTTGCTCGCAAACAAACTATCAACGATGCTCATGCTTTCATGTATATGCAGTGTCGTAAGTGCCACGATGGGCATTTACTTTAGTTTTCAACTCAACTTACCAAGTGGTGCCGTCATTGTACTCATTGCTGCCCTACTCTATGTTTTAAGTTTTATTTATCACAAAATCAAATCTAGATTTCATAAAGGAGCTGTCCATACATCATGATTAAACGTATTCTTACTCTCTTACTTGTTGCTGTGATGCTTACCGCTTGTGGTTTTGGTAAAAGTGAAAAACAAGATAAGTTAAAGGTTGTTACAACGAATTCTATACTTTACGATATGACAAAAAATGTTGCAGGTGACCATGCAGAAATACATAGTATCGTGCCTATTGGTCAAGATCCGCACGAATACGAAATTAAACCGAAAGACATTCAAGCCCTCGCCGATGCCGATGTTGTTATTTACAATGGATTCAACTTAGAAAGTGGGAATGGTTGGTTCGAAAAAGCACTTAAAGAAGCTAATAAATCTTTAAAAGACAAAAATGTTATCCAAGCAACAGAAAACGTCAAACCGATTTATTTAAATGGCAATGAGAAGTCAGCCACTCATATTGACCCACATGCATGGTTAAGTTTGGAAAACGGGATTAAATACGTTGAACGCATTCAAAAAGGGTTAGAAGAGGCTGATCAAAAACATCAAAAAGATTATCAAAAGCAGGGAGATAAATATTTATCTGAATTAAAAACTTTAAATGCTAAAAGTCATAACCAATTCAATGACATTCCTAAAGACAAACGTAATATGATTACGAGTGAAGGGGCCTTTAAATATTTTGCAAAACAGTACGATATTCAACCTGGTTTCATTTGGGAAATTAATACAGAAAATCAAGGCACACCGCAACAAATGAAACAAGCGATTGATTTTGTCAAATCTCATAATATGAAACACCTACTTCAAGAAACAAGTGTCAGTGATAAAGCTATGAAGCGTTTAAGTGAAGATACAGGAGCTAAAATTTACGGCACTGTCTACACAGATTCTATCGGTAAAAAAGGCAGTGATGGAGACTCTTATTACAATATGATGGCATCAAACATCAAAACCATTCACGATAGTATGAAATAACTTGAGTTACATTTGCTTAACTCAATAAAAGCGGAGAAACACGCTTTATCCTACATAAATAGCCCTCAAAATTTATCTGAGAATAAATTTTGAGGGCTATTTTGATACAAATTAGTTCATACAAATAGAATTGATAATACAAATTTTATAACTTTAGAGCGGTGAATAATTATAGCAAATTTGATTGATTCCTAAGCCGAGACTTCTGAGGCATCTAGCCGAAACCGAAAATCCATTTTAAGATTTTTCACTTACCGCAATAAAATTAGTGGCAGTAGCTGACTGGATTACGTATGCGCTTTTCAAGCTTTACGCAACTTAAAATAAGGACCACCTATTCACGCATGTTCATAGGTGTACTGAAGACGTAACTCATTACATTCCTAACGTCTTCATGCACCGGCAGGCATTACTACGAAATCAAATAGATTTCTGTAATGCTCCAAGAAAAGCGAGGCTTTTTGGAACAATCAAATACATGAAATCAATTATGTCCCAGCCTCTATTTTACTACCACTTAAACAAGCAACGTTTAAAAATCACTTTCCATTCGATTTGTTTCATAAAGTATTAAAATCCGCTTCTTTAATCATCATCTAAACGAGAATATATTTTTTGACGCCGTTTTACTCTTTTTTCAACGCGTATTTTTCTTTGTTCTTCTGGATCTAAATCCGCTTTATTTAAATCAGAATCATCCTCCGTTGTCGGATGCTTTTGATACATATAAGCACCTGTCCGAAAAGCAGCCCGTGAAATCAAATGTCCTCCAACTGGAGACGTAATATTAATAAAGACGAGGGCGAGAATTGTTCTGACACTGACATATCCTTGGGCAAAAATAAAATAGATAAATACACCCACTAGCGTTAATAACACGGCTAACGTAGACGCTTTAG
It contains:
- a CDS encoding metal-dependent transcriptional regulator, coding for MLTEEKEDYLKAILSHDGKTYYVSNKTLSQFLNIKPPSVSEMVGRLEKEGYVETKPYKGVKLSEKGLVATLEIIKRHRLIELFLIEVMNYTWEEVHAEAEVLEHRVSDLFVQRLDELLNYPETCPHGGIIPRGTDYVERYNTPLIEFDAGDKVVLRRVRDKSELLIYLSSKNIQIGETIEVVSKDATNQMLEIKNGEQTVILSYENANVIFAERAA
- a CDS encoding metal ABC transporter ATP-binding protein, translated to MIEINHLNLTLQHKHVLKDIHLTLPLNGEIVGIMGPNGSGKSTLVKALVGELRFQGEIKLNGKPISQERRHIAYVPQKMALDLDFPIDVESLVLSGCYGEIGWFKRVSRQKRQQCHHLLQDLELFDLRKRPLHTLSGGQLQRVILARTLMRTHEIYILDEPFVGIDFKSEKMIIQKLNALKREGKLIIIVHHDLTTAKDYFDRVLLLNQSIQYFGATEEILTPSNIEHTFLSALHTDTLTQKYQSKEQTNNGIPTTSR
- a CDS encoding metal ABC transporter permease, producing MAFLQHLVDYPFLTRALLTAIFVGAVCGIVGCFILLRGLSLMGDAMSHAVLPGVAISFILHIPMFIGALVTGVLSSLCIGYISDTTKTKKDAAIGIIFTTFLATGIILISTIQSTTDLYHILFGNILAITDDAFHTTFWISLCVIILILILYRPLKISTFDPIFSRMNGLPTRAIHYLVMLLLALVIVTSVQTVGVILVVALLITPASTAYLLANKLSTMLMLSCICSVVSATMGIYFSFQLNLPSGAVIVLIAALLYVLSFIYHKIKSRFHKGAVHTS
- the mntC gene encoding manganese ABC transporter substrate-binding lipoprotein MntC, whose amino-acid sequence is MKRILTLLLVAVMLTACGFGKSEKQDKLKVVTTNSILYDMTKNVAGDHAEIHSIVPIGQDPHEYEIKPKDIQALADADVVIYNGFNLESGNGWFEKALKEANKSLKDKNVIQATENVKPIYLNGNEKSATHIDPHAWLSLENGIKYVERIQKGLEEADQKHQKDYQKQGDKYLSELKTLNAKSHNQFNDIPKDKRNMITSEGAFKYFAKQYDIQPGFIWEINTENQGTPQQMKQAIDFVKSHNMKHLLQETSVSDKAMKRLSEDTGAKIYGTVYTDSIGKKGSDGDSYYNMMASNIKTIHDSMK
- a CDS encoding Na+/H+ antiporter subunit G; this encodes METTNEIIKLFAAFLVFAGSIIALISAIGLVRFQDVFLRIHAATKASTLAVLLTLVGVFIYFIFAQGYVSVRTILALVFINITSPVGGHLISRAAFRTGAYMYQKHPTTEDDSDLNKADLDPEEQRKIRVEKRVKRRQKIYSRLDDD